The Kineothrix sp. IPX-CK genomic interval AAAAGTACGGTACCGTTGAGGAACTGAACCGCGTATGGAATATGGCCTTCTGGGGACACACCCTCTATGATTTCGAAGATGTAGTAGCGCCTAATATGCAGTCGGAGGAATTTCTCTGGGATACGGTGAGGACGAATTTCCAGGGAATCTCGCTGGATTACCGCAGATTCATGTCGGACAGCATGCTATCCTGCTACCGCATGGAATACGAAGTATTAAAAAAATATATGCCGGATGTCCCGATCACCACCAACCTGATGGGTTTCTACAAGCTCTTAGATTATCAGAAATGGGGCCGGTATATGGACTTCGTGTCATGGGATAACTACCCCTCTTTCGACACGCCCGTCTCGGAAAGCGCCATGAATCACGAGCTGATGCGCGGATTAAAGCAGGGAAAGCCCTTTGCTCTCATGGAACAGACTCCGGGAGTAAGCAACTGGCAATCCTTCTGCACGCTGAAACGCCCCGGAGTTATGCGTCTTTTAAGCTATCAGGCAATAGCGCACGGCTCAGATACCGTGATGTTCTTCCAGATGCGAAGAAGCATCGGAGCCTGTGAAAAATATCACAGTGCGGTCATAGACCATGCAGGGCACGAGAATACAAGAGTGTTCAGGGAAGTAGCAAAGCTGGGCGAAGAACTGAACAAGCTGGGCGGCCAGACTCTGGGAACGAGAACTGCCGCAAAAGCGGCAATTGTAATGGATTGGGACAACTGGTGGGCATCCGGATATTCCGCCGGCCCCAGCAGGCTCATCGATTATAAAAAGGAAATCTTCTGCTATTACAGAGCATTTTATGAAAATAATATCCCGGTAGACATTATCAGCGTGACGGACGACTTGTCCATTTATCGCTTGGTAACGGCTCCCCTTCTATACATGTGCAAGGAGGGCTTCGACGAAAAGGTCCGCTCCTACGTAAAGGACGGCGGCCGCTTCCTCACCACATATTTCAGCGGCTATGTAGAGGATCATGATCTGGTAATAACCGGAGGCTATCCCGGAAAGCTAAGAGACATCCTCGGTATTTGGGTGGAGGAATCTGATGCCATTCCCGAAGGAAAGCATAACTCCTTCTTATACAAAGGGGAAACCTATCCCGCCGAGGTACTCTGCGACCTTCTTCATTTAGAAGGCGCTGAAGCTCTCAGCCGGTATCAGGAAGATTTCTATGCGGGAATGCCCGCGCTGACGAGCAGCCACTACGGAAAAGGCCGGTCCTATTACGCAGCGACCCGTTCCACCCCCGAATTCTACCGCACCTTCGTCAAGGATATATGCGAAGAAGCGGAGATTCCCTCTCTGCTGCAGATACCGGCAGGCGCGGCTGATGGCATTGAAATTTCATCCCGAGAAAACGAGACGGACAAATTCCTGTTCATATTAAACCACAATGATAAAGCTGTTAATTTAACTATAACGCTAAGTGCCCCGTCAACTGACATTTTGACCGAAACCACCTATTTACCAGGAGCTTCTATAACCATTCAAGCCAAAGATGTGGTGATTTTGAAGAGTGCGAGGGAGTGTGAGAGGGGTGTGAAATTTCCTGCACAATAGGGAAGCTGTGGAGGAAGGCCGGGTATGGTAAAAGGTTTCCGACTCTGATTATGCTAAACACTGCGCTGAGCGAAGAGCAGAAATTCTTTCAGCAGAGGCTTCAAGAATTCCTTTGTCTCAGCTCCGCAGCATAAAATCGCCGGAAACCTTTTCCATACCCGGCTTTCCTTATCGCGAGTTTTGTGAATTGTGCAGGAAATTGCCAAGGTTTTCGAATACCTCATTTCACAATCTTCGGTGGAAGAAAAAAAGACGAAGTGTGTTGAATCACTGTAAAATTGTAACATTAAAGCTGTCGCGACCTAATTCGTAACGTTGCGTGAGACTTTCTTCGGGGTTCCGGTTTGGAGTCGTGTAGTAAGCGGGCATATTTTCTTAATGAAACCGTTCAATAATCAGGGAAAACACCGCATGGAAGCGGTGTTTAGGCAGCACAGTACATGGATGTATTTTGCTGCCGACCCGTCCGTTATTATCACCTTCACAGTTTCATTTAGAAAATACGCCCTCTTACGTCAGACGAGAAACCGAAACCGCCGAAAAAAGTCTCTCAAAACCTACCTAATTATCATACAAATTGAAGAAAGTGAGACTAAAATATGAACAACAAACAATACTTATCCCAAATAGAAGCCGCCATTCAAAACGGCCCCTACGCCCCAACATGGTCTTCCCTGTCGGAATACGAAATCCCCAGGTGGTTCAAAGACGCCAAATTCGGCATCTTCATCCATTGGGGCCTATATAGTGTTCCTGCTTTTAATAACGAATGGTATTCCCGCAACATGTACATACAGGAAACTCCCGAATACCGGCATCACATCGACACCTATGGCCTCCATAAGGATTTCGGTTACAAAGATTTTATCCCCATGTTCACCGCCGAGAAATTCAGCGCTGAGGAATGGATAACCGCTTTTAAGGAAGCAGGAGCGAAATATATCGTTCCGGTCGCAGAGCATCATGACGGATTTCAGATGTATCCCTCCGAGCTTTCTCACTTCAATGCAGCGGAAATGGGGCCTAAAAAAGACATTATAGGAAGTCTGAAGGAAGAAGCGAAAAAGCAAGGTCTTGTATTTGCCGCGTCTTCCCATAGAGCGGAACACCAATGGTTTATGGGAAACGGCAAGGACTTTGAAAGCGATATAAAGGAGCCGCTGAAAAGGGGAGATTTTTACTGGCCCTCCGTACAGCAGCAGCCGGATCAGCAGGATATTCAGTCGGAACCATATCCGGACGAGGAATATTTGGAGGACTGGCTGCTTCGAACCTGTGAGCTGATCGATAAGTATCATCCCAGACTCCTTTACTTCGACTGGTGGATACAGCACGAGGCATATAAGGAGCAGGTCAGGAAGATGGCTGCCTACTATTATAATAAAGGAGAGGAATATGGATTTCCGGTAGGGATTTGTTATAAGCAGGAGTCTCTTGCTTTTGGGAGCGGTATCGTGGATGTGGAGAGAGGAAAATTTTCCGAGGCAAAGCCTTATCCCTGGCAGACAGATACCGCTATTGCACGCAATTCCTGGTGCTATACAAATACCCTCGATTATAAGACCGGGAGGGAAATCATATGCTATCTGTGCGATGTGGTCAGCAAGAACGGCAGTCTTCTGTTGAATGTAGGACCGAAAGCTGACGGTACGATAGACCGGAAGGATAGGGATATATTGAAGGAAATCGGGCAGTGGCTTTCTATAAACGGTGAGGCTGTCTACGAAAGCAGATGCTGGCGTTTTGCGCAGGAAGGGCCTACGGAAGAGAAGGAAGGGCAGTTCAGCGATGGGAAGGAAACCGTCTATACCTCACAGGATTTCCGGTTTACGGCAGCGCATGGAAATATTTATGCTATCTGCATGAGTTATCCCAAAGACGGCAGAGTGACCATTCGTTCTCTTTATAAGGAGAAAGACTTGAATAAGCCGGTCTTTCAAGGTATACTTCATAAGATATCTGTTTTGGGAAGCGAAGAAGCAATATCTTTTATAAGAGATGGGGAGGGACTTCATTTTCAGACCAGGACTGTTGAAAGCGATTATCCTGTGGTTATTAAAATAGAAGTGGAATAATTCACGAATTTAAAAGGAGCAGGAGTATAAAGATGAAGGTAAGCATAGAAAATAAGGAGAAAGCGGAGCTTTTGTTAAAGCAGCTCACGCTGGATGAAAAAATAGGAATGATTCACGGAGACGGGCTGTTTCATACAAAAGGAGTAGAACGGCTTGGTATACCGCCGCTTTATATGTCCGACGGGCCTATGGGAGTTAGGGCGGAGTGGGAAAATGACGCGTGGATCCCTATAGGACACTCTCAGGATGCCTGCTCTTATTTGCCCAGTAACTCTGCAATCGCGGCCACCTGGAACAAGGAGCTGGCATATGAATGCGGCAGCGTGTTAGGAGAAGAGGCCAGAGGAAGAGGGAAGGATATCATTCTGGCACCCGGTATCAACATTAAGAGAAGTCCGTTAAATGGAAGAAACTTTGAATATATGAGTGAGGACCCTTATCTGACCGCGAAGCAGTGCGTAGAAGTGATTAAGGGAATTCAAGAGCATGACGTGGCAGCTTGCGTGAAACATTTCGCCATGAACAGCCAGGAAACTGAGAGGTTATGGGTAGATGTGGAGGTAGAGGAGAGGGCCCTCCGCGAAATATACCTTCCGGCTTTTCGTGCGGCAGTGGATGAGGGCAATTCCTATTCCCTGATGGGAGCCTATAATTTGATACGCGGGCAGCACTGCTGTGAAAGCAAACTGCTTTTGAACGAAATACTGAGGAAAGAATGGGGCTACGAAGGATTGGTGGTTTCTGACTGGGGAGCGGTGCATAAGACGAAGGAAGCGGCGGAAAGCGGTTTAGATGTGGAGATGTCAGTAACAAGCAATTTCAATGAATATTTTATGGCACAGCCCTTGAAGAAGGCCGTGGAGGACGGAGAGATAAGCGAGGAGCTTGTGGATGAGAAGATTCGTCATATCCTCTGGCTGATGCTGGAACTTCATATGTTCGATGTGGATAAAAAGGAAGAAAAGACGGTAAAATGTGGAAGGAAGAGCGGATGCTATAATACCCCCGGGCATAGAGAAAAGACGTTGGATGCGGCGAGGGAATCCATCATTCTTTTAAAGAATGAGAATAATATACTCCCTCTTAAGAAAGAAAAAATCGAT includes:
- a CDS encoding beta-galactosidase, which gives rise to MIESSKVKKILYGGDYNPEQWPEDIWEEDMRMLRLASIDVVTLNVFNWAMLQPHEDVYDFGKLDRIMDMVRENGLKVCMATSTAVHPAWMARKYPDVLRTEHNGIRRKFGSRHNSCPNSPTYRKYSVLLAEKLAGRYKDYDNIVAWHVSNEYGGECYCENCEKAFRRWLTEKYGTVEELNRVWNMAFWGHTLYDFEDVVAPNMQSEEFLWDTVRTNFQGISLDYRRFMSDSMLSCYRMEYEVLKKYMPDVPITTNLMGFYKLLDYQKWGRYMDFVSWDNYPSFDTPVSESAMNHELMRGLKQGKPFALMEQTPGVSNWQSFCTLKRPGVMRLLSYQAIAHGSDTVMFFQMRRSIGACEKYHSAVIDHAGHENTRVFREVAKLGEELNKLGGQTLGTRTAAKAAIVMDWDNWWASGYSAGPSRLIDYKKEIFCYYRAFYENNIPVDIISVTDDLSIYRLVTAPLLYMCKEGFDEKVRSYVKDGGRFLTTYFSGYVEDHDLVITGGYPGKLRDILGIWVEESDAIPEGKHNSFLYKGETYPAEVLCDLLHLEGAEALSRYQEDFYAGMPALTSSHYGKGRSYYAATRSTPEFYRTFVKDICEEAEIPSLLQIPAGAADGIEISSRENETDKFLFILNHNDKAVNLTITLSAPSTDILTETTYLPGASITIQAKDVVILKSARECERGVKFPAQ
- a CDS encoding alpha-L-fucosidase, coding for MNNKQYLSQIEAAIQNGPYAPTWSSLSEYEIPRWFKDAKFGIFIHWGLYSVPAFNNEWYSRNMYIQETPEYRHHIDTYGLHKDFGYKDFIPMFTAEKFSAEEWITAFKEAGAKYIVPVAEHHDGFQMYPSELSHFNAAEMGPKKDIIGSLKEEAKKQGLVFAASSHRAEHQWFMGNGKDFESDIKEPLKRGDFYWPSVQQQPDQQDIQSEPYPDEEYLEDWLLRTCELIDKYHPRLLYFDWWIQHEAYKEQVRKMAAYYYNKGEEYGFPVGICYKQESLAFGSGIVDVERGKFSEAKPYPWQTDTAIARNSWCYTNTLDYKTGREIICYLCDVVSKNGSLLLNVGPKADGTIDRKDRDILKEIGQWLSINGEAVYESRCWRFAQEGPTEEKEGQFSDGKETVYTSQDFRFTAAHGNIYAICMSYPKDGRVTIRSLYKEKDLNKPVFQGILHKISVLGSEEAISFIRDGEGLHFQTRTVESDYPVVIKIEVE